Proteins encoded within one genomic window of Cryptosporangium minutisporangium:
- a CDS encoding chitinase → MARGQRRRQSGPGRWVLVGVAVVAAIAAAATVLVLQNRGSDEGVAESSTANTELSTVYAPYVYMTLADRPTLTQIAEKTGANALHLAFAITKGDTCSLTWDGTTALDTYKNEITAATDKGIEVIVSSGGAAGGEVAEACQTAEATQEQLQKLIDLGVRYLDFDVEGEERVVNATANTARAQAIAALQEKYADLKVSFTLAAAPPTAADKAAGAASTAPWVAAVDAGVAIDRINLMTMNFGGDIASQDMGAAATAAATGLHAQIQSIQGVEAAEAWGMVGITPMIGVNDVTAETFSLENAETIADFVTTNGVGMLSYWSVGRDTQCGADVTEQPVPTCSGVEQSDYAFASAFKTVLR, encoded by the coding sequence GTGGCGAGGGGCCAGAGAAGGCGGCAGAGCGGACCGGGCCGGTGGGTGCTGGTAGGTGTCGCGGTGGTCGCGGCCATCGCGGCGGCCGCCACTGTTCTCGTCCTGCAGAACCGCGGCAGTGACGAGGGCGTCGCCGAGTCCAGCACCGCGAACACCGAACTGTCCACGGTCTACGCCCCCTACGTGTACATGACGCTGGCGGACCGTCCCACGCTCACCCAGATCGCGGAGAAGACCGGCGCGAACGCCCTGCACCTGGCCTTCGCGATCACCAAGGGCGACACCTGCTCGCTGACCTGGGACGGCACCACCGCCCTCGACACGTACAAGAACGAGATCACCGCAGCCACTGACAAGGGCATCGAGGTGATCGTCTCCAGCGGCGGCGCCGCCGGTGGTGAGGTCGCCGAGGCCTGCCAGACCGCTGAGGCCACCCAGGAACAGCTGCAGAAGCTGATCGACCTCGGCGTCCGCTACCTGGACTTCGACGTGGAGGGCGAGGAGCGGGTGGTCAACGCCACCGCCAACACCGCCCGCGCCCAGGCGATCGCCGCGCTCCAGGAGAAGTACGCCGACCTGAAGGTGTCGTTCACGCTCGCGGCTGCTCCACCGACCGCGGCCGACAAGGCGGCGGGGGCCGCCAGCACGGCGCCGTGGGTGGCGGCCGTCGACGCCGGCGTCGCGATCGACCGGATCAACCTGATGACGATGAACTTCGGCGGCGACATCGCGTCCCAGGACATGGGTGCGGCGGCCACAGCGGCCGCGACCGGCCTGCACGCCCAGATCCAGAGCATCCAGGGCGTGGAGGCCGCCGAGGCCTGGGGCATGGTCGGGATCACGCCGATGATCGGCGTGAACGACGTCACCGCCGAGACGTTCTCGCTGGAGAACGCGGAGACCATCGCGGACTTCGTCACCACGAACGGCGTCGGCATGCTCAGCTACTGGTCGGTCGGGCGGGACACGCAGTGCGGAGCGGACGTGACCGAGCAGCCGGTCCCCACCTGCAGCGGTGTGGAGCAGTCCGACTATGCGTTCGCGTCGGCGTTCAAGACCGTCCTGCGGTGA
- a CDS encoding VOC family protein, with amino-acid sequence MILYVRNQQRSLEFYVDALGWELRTDALTSDGTRWIDVAPRGARTRVALIEPQDGYVFPPTAAAPCTLTTHDAQATFHDLKGRGVEVTEPVVESWATYLTLTDPDGYIYVVGENHD; translated from the coding sequence GTGATTCTCTATGTTCGGAACCAGCAGCGGTCGCTCGAGTTCTACGTCGACGCGCTGGGGTGGGAACTGCGCACGGACGCACTGACGTCCGACGGAACACGCTGGATCGACGTCGCGCCGCGTGGTGCCCGCACCCGCGTCGCGCTGATCGAGCCGCAGGACGGCTACGTGTTCCCGCCGACGGCCGCCGCACCGTGCACCCTGACGACGCACGACGCCCAAGCGACGTTCCACGACCTCAAGGGCCGCGGAGTCGAGGTGACCGAGCCGGTGGTCGAGTCGTGGGCCACCTACCTCACGCTCACCGACCCCGACGGCTATATCTACGTCGTCGGCGAGAACCACGACTGA
- a CDS encoding ABC transporter substrate-binding protein, with protein sequence MITRRQLLAGSASLGLLGALAACGGDEEDSGTDGVASTLRLGYFPNLTHATALVGINGGLFTKALGSQTKLETQHFNAGPAAVEQIFAEGLDATYIGPNPTVNAFVKSKGEIIRVIAGSASGGVAFVVKKGITKDTLKGKRIGTPQLGNTQDVALRYWLKEQGLTATKEGGGDVKIQPQENAQILEKFIAGQLDGAWVPEPWVSRLVAAGAEVLVDERDLWPNKRFVITNLIVRTEFLEKYPKTVKSLLEGHVAANDSITSDPASAQKAVSEQIGKLTGKPLKLDIITKAWPKLEFLNDPIATSLTAGAKHAEEIGLLDKVDLNGLYDLKPLNEVLKAKGETAVAQP encoded by the coding sequence GTGATCACGCGCCGCCAACTGTTGGCAGGCTCCGCCTCGCTCGGCCTGCTGGGTGCGCTCGCGGCGTGTGGGGGCGACGAGGAGGACAGCGGAACCGACGGCGTCGCGAGCACGCTTCGGCTCGGCTACTTCCCGAACCTGACCCATGCCACGGCGCTCGTCGGCATCAACGGTGGGCTGTTCACGAAGGCTCTCGGTAGCCAGACGAAACTGGAGACCCAGCACTTCAACGCGGGTCCCGCCGCCGTCGAGCAGATCTTTGCCGAGGGTCTCGACGCCACCTACATCGGTCCGAACCCGACGGTGAACGCCTTCGTCAAGAGCAAGGGCGAGATCATCCGGGTCATCGCCGGGTCGGCGTCCGGCGGCGTCGCGTTCGTGGTGAAGAAGGGCATCACCAAGGACACGCTCAAGGGCAAGCGGATCGGTACGCCGCAGCTCGGCAACACCCAGGACGTCGCGCTGCGCTACTGGCTCAAGGAGCAGGGCCTCACCGCCACCAAGGAGGGCGGCGGCGACGTCAAGATCCAGCCGCAGGAGAACGCCCAGATCCTGGAGAAGTTCATCGCCGGCCAGCTCGATGGCGCCTGGGTCCCCGAGCCGTGGGTGAGCCGCCTGGTCGCCGCCGGCGCTGAGGTCCTCGTCGACGAGCGGGATCTCTGGCCGAACAAGCGATTCGTCATCACGAACCTGATCGTCCGCACCGAGTTCCTCGAGAAGTACCCGAAGACGGTCAAGTCCCTGCTCGAGGGACACGTCGCGGCGAACGACTCGATCACGAGCGACCCGGCGTCGGCGCAGAAGGCGGTCTCCGAGCAGATCGGCAAGCTGACCGGCAAGCCACTCAAGCTGGACATCATCACGAAGGCGTGGCCGAAGCTCGAGTTCCTCAACGACCCGATCGCGACCTCGCTCACCGCGGGCGCCAAGCACGCCGAGGAGATCGGGCTGCTGGACAAGGTCGACCTGAACGGGCTCTACGACCTCAAGCCGCTCAACGAGGTGTTGAAGGCGAAGGGAGAAACCGCGGTGGCCCAGCCATGA
- a CDS encoding type II CAAX endopeptidase family protein yields the protein MSRNSRGLWSFLLLTFGFFWGYILLAIQLDLSLDNPLYQLPMGFTPAIAAVIVRGWITREGFADAGLGPRFRAAWRWYLLAWVTPIGVLASLVVLATVFTDYRPTGLLDVLPLVFVALIVPPIFWGEEFGWRSYLQQRLSERPAVAILGTGAIWAVWHWPLAFSGYIEYDNLAVGLGSWSLHTISMGIVLAWLFVKSGSVWVTSLAHGCSNMVTGVGGEMLLGENGGLSQVTRDVIGVIPLLVLAGVVVAIGGLRRARLHEAPAAGPAPLSRAALT from the coding sequence ATGTCTCGGAACTCACGCGGCCTCTGGTCGTTCCTCCTGCTGACGTTCGGCTTCTTCTGGGGTTACATCCTCCTCGCGATCCAGCTCGACCTATCGCTGGACAACCCGCTCTACCAGTTGCCGATGGGATTCACCCCCGCCATCGCGGCCGTGATCGTCCGCGGGTGGATCACGCGCGAGGGCTTCGCCGACGCCGGGCTGGGGCCCCGCTTCCGGGCCGCGTGGCGGTGGTATCTGCTGGCCTGGGTCACTCCGATCGGGGTGCTCGCGAGCCTCGTCGTGCTCGCGACGGTGTTCACCGACTACCGGCCGACCGGGCTCCTCGACGTGCTGCCGCTCGTCTTCGTCGCGTTGATCGTGCCGCCGATCTTCTGGGGTGAGGAGTTCGGCTGGCGCAGCTACCTGCAGCAGCGGTTGTCCGAGCGGCCCGCGGTGGCGATCCTCGGCACCGGGGCGATCTGGGCGGTCTGGCACTGGCCGCTCGCGTTCTCCGGCTACATCGAGTACGACAACCTCGCCGTCGGGCTCGGCTCCTGGTCGCTGCACACGATCTCGATGGGGATCGTGCTGGCGTGGCTGTTCGTGAAGTCGGGCAGTGTCTGGGTGACGTCGCTGGCGCACGGCTGCTCCAACATGGTCACCGGGGTGGGCGGCGAGATGCTGCTCGGTGAGAACGGGGGCCTGAGTCAGGTCACCCGGGACGTGATCGGGGTGATCCCGCTGCTGGTGCTCGCCGGGGTCGTCGTGGCGATCGGCGGGTTGCGGCGCGCTCGGCTGCACGAGGCTCCGGCGGCCGGCCCCGCGCCCCTCAGCCGTGCGGCGCTGACGTAA
- the recR gene encoding recombination mediator RecR, which produces MYEGAVQDLIDELGRLPGVGPKSAQRIAFHILNADPADVKRLADVLGRVKVEVRFCRICFNIAESDECRVCRDARRGDDVICVVEEPKDVVAVERTREFRGKYHVLGGAINPLEGVGPDQLRIRELMTRLQSGLIKELILATDPNTEGEATATYLALLVKPMGLRVTRLASGLPVGGDLEYADEVTLGRAFSGRRSLDI; this is translated from the coding sequence GTGTACGAAGGCGCCGTTCAGGATCTGATCGACGAGCTGGGCCGGCTGCCCGGCGTCGGCCCGAAGAGCGCCCAGAGGATCGCGTTCCACATCCTCAACGCCGACCCGGCGGACGTGAAGCGGCTCGCCGACGTGCTCGGGAGGGTGAAGGTCGAGGTCCGGTTCTGCCGGATCTGCTTCAACATCGCCGAGTCCGACGAGTGCCGGGTCTGCCGGGACGCCCGCCGGGGTGACGACGTGATTTGCGTGGTCGAGGAGCCCAAGGACGTCGTCGCGGTCGAGCGCACCCGGGAGTTCCGGGGCAAGTACCACGTGCTCGGCGGGGCGATCAATCCGCTCGAGGGCGTGGGGCCGGACCAGCTGCGGATCCGCGAGCTGATGACCCGGCTGCAGTCCGGCCTGATCAAGGAGCTGATCCTGGCCACCGACCCGAACACCGAGGGCGAAGCGACGGCGACGTACCTCGCGCTGCTGGTGAAGCCGATGGGACTGCGGGTCACGCGGCTGGCGAGCGGGCTGCCGGTCGGCGGCGACCTGGAGTACGCCGACGAGGTCACGCTCGGCCGAGCCTTCTCCGGCCGCCGCTCCCTAGATATCTGA
- a CDS encoding ABC transporter permease, whose amino-acid sequence MSADVSTEGGGDGAVSTADAGWKANGSPDWKTERELAGLDALELAPERRDLGRRLWRSTWPKVLAIVISIAVWQIVVETGWRSRTILAPPSEVIPSLWEMLTTGSFWSAVGTTMRRAIIGFAVAVAIGLVIGFAVARFAVLRAAVGSLITGLQTMPSIAWFPLAVVLFQGGESAIFFVIVLGAAPSVANGVLAGVDFVPPLLVRAGRNMGASGLGLYRTVIGPASLPAILAGLKQGWAFSWRSLMAGELIVTMGESGSLGGLLIFTRELSEYDQMLGVMLVILVIGILADAVFGWANNSLRRRWGLAADHEA is encoded by the coding sequence ATGTCAGCTGACGTATCGACGGAGGGCGGCGGCGACGGGGCGGTCAGCACCGCGGACGCCGGCTGGAAAGCCAACGGCAGCCCTGACTGGAAAACCGAGCGGGAGCTGGCCGGGCTCGACGCGCTGGAGTTGGCGCCGGAGCGGCGCGATCTCGGGCGCAGGCTCTGGCGGAGCACGTGGCCGAAGGTGCTCGCGATCGTCATCTCGATCGCGGTCTGGCAGATCGTGGTGGAGACCGGCTGGCGGTCGCGCACCATCTTGGCGCCGCCCAGCGAGGTCATTCCGAGCCTGTGGGAGATGTTGACCACCGGCTCTTTCTGGAGTGCGGTGGGCACGACCATGCGTCGGGCGATCATCGGGTTCGCGGTCGCGGTGGCGATCGGACTGGTGATCGGCTTCGCGGTAGCCCGGTTCGCCGTGCTGCGTGCCGCGGTGGGTTCGCTGATCACCGGTCTGCAGACGATGCCGTCGATCGCCTGGTTCCCGCTCGCGGTCGTGCTGTTCCAGGGCGGCGAGTCGGCGATCTTCTTCGTGATCGTCCTCGGGGCCGCGCCCTCGGTCGCGAACGGCGTGCTGGCCGGCGTCGACTTCGTTCCCCCGCTGCTCGTGCGGGCGGGGCGCAACATGGGCGCCAGCGGTCTGGGCCTCTACCGGACGGTCATCGGTCCGGCGTCGCTACCGGCGATCCTCGCCGGGCTCAAGCAGGGCTGGGCGTTCTCCTGGCGCAGCCTAATGGCCGGCGAACTCATCGTGACGATGGGCGAGTCCGGTTCCCTGGGTGGGCTGCTGATCTTCACCCGCGAACTCTCCGAGTACGACCAGATGCTGGGCGTCATGCTCGTCATTCTGGTGATCGGCATCCTGGCCGACGCGGTGTTCGGGTGGGCCAACAACTCGCTGCGGCGTCGCTGGGGCCTGGCCGCCGACCACGAAGCCTGA
- a CDS encoding YbaB/EbfC family nucleoid-associated protein, which translates to MQPGGQLDMQAILAQAQQMQQHLMEAQAQLAESEFTGAAGGGLVTATVSGTGELTGLTIQPAAVDPEDTETLADLIVAAVRAANAEAQQAAADTMGPLAGGLPGLPGLGM; encoded by the coding sequence GTGCAACCCGGTGGTCAGCTCGACATGCAGGCGATTCTCGCCCAGGCGCAGCAGATGCAGCAGCACCTCATGGAAGCTCAGGCCCAGCTGGCCGAGAGCGAGTTCACCGGCGCCGCCGGCGGCGGACTGGTGACCGCGACGGTGTCCGGTACCGGCGAGCTGACCGGCCTGACGATCCAGCCCGCGGCGGTCGACCCGGAAGACACCGAGACGCTCGCCGACCTGATCGTCGCGGCCGTGCGCGCCGCCAACGCCGAGGCGCAGCAAGCCGCCGCCGACACGATGGGGCCGCTGGCGGGCGGGTTGCCCGGTCTACCCGGCCTAGGGATGTAG
- a CDS encoding ABC transporter substrate-binding protein, with protein sequence MSVGIAVSLAACADSERGEGGDGDSNATLTIAGSGKPKNFDPIFNDDGESYRPIRQMYETLIQNKAGTAELEPALATKWEVSPDGKKITFTLREGVKFHDGTDFNAEAVCFNTDRWFNMKTPAAQSQMIYYADVFGGFAKNETEAGGDPLYAGCEATNPTTAVLSLNKFRGALPAAFTLTALSISSPAALKKFNADTVSQSGDSFTYSDYATKNPTGTGPFKFQSYDASNGTTTLVRNEDYWGEKAKVAKLVIRTIESEPARKQELESGAVDIIDYPAAQDWKGLESKGMKVEVRPAFNVLYMGMNEKNPKLKDLRVRQAIAHAINREQLVKTKLPEGAEVAKNFMPKTLDGYADDATGYAYDPNKAKQLLAAAGASNLTLKFYYPTEVSRPYMPDPKAIYTSIAADLTAVGIKVEPVARPWNGGYKDDVQQAGKHDLHLLGWTGDFNDAYNFVGTFFGREKAEFGFTDKAAFAQIAAADAEPDADKRKALYEQVNRDLVGKYLPAVPISHSPPAIATAGNIDGLVASPLTDERFAPVSKS encoded by the coding sequence ATGAGCGTGGGCATAGCGGTTTCGCTGGCGGCGTGTGCGGACAGCGAGCGTGGTGAAGGCGGGGACGGCGACAGTAACGCCACCCTGACCATCGCGGGGTCTGGGAAGCCGAAGAACTTCGACCCGATCTTCAACGACGACGGTGAGAGCTACCGGCCGATCCGCCAGATGTACGAGACGCTGATCCAGAACAAGGCGGGCACCGCCGAGCTGGAGCCGGCGCTGGCGACCAAGTGGGAGGTCAGCCCGGACGGCAAGAAGATCACGTTCACCCTCCGGGAAGGCGTGAAGTTCCACGACGGTACGGACTTCAACGCCGAAGCGGTCTGCTTCAACACCGACCGCTGGTTCAACATGAAGACGCCGGCCGCCCAGAGCCAGATGATCTACTACGCCGACGTCTTCGGCGGTTTCGCGAAGAACGAGACCGAGGCCGGCGGCGACCCGCTCTACGCGGGTTGCGAGGCGACCAACCCGACGACCGCGGTGCTCTCGCTGAACAAGTTCCGCGGCGCACTCCCGGCCGCGTTCACGCTGACCGCGCTCTCGATCTCCAGCCCGGCGGCGCTGAAGAAGTTCAACGCGGACACGGTCTCCCAGTCCGGTGACAGCTTCACGTACTCCGACTACGCGACCAAGAACCCGACCGGTACCGGCCCGTTCAAGTTCCAGTCGTACGACGCCAGCAACGGCACCACGACGCTGGTCCGGAACGAGGACTACTGGGGCGAGAAGGCCAAGGTCGCGAAGCTGGTCATCCGCACCATCGAGTCGGAGCCCGCGCGTAAGCAGGAGCTCGAGTCCGGCGCGGTCGACATCATCGACTACCCGGCCGCCCAGGACTGGAAGGGCCTGGAGAGCAAGGGCATGAAGGTCGAGGTCCGCCCGGCCTTCAACGTCCTGTACATGGGCATGAACGAGAAGAACCCGAAGCTGAAGGACCTGCGGGTTCGCCAGGCCATCGCCCACGCGATCAACCGCGAGCAGCTGGTGAAGACCAAGCTGCCCGAGGGCGCCGAGGTGGCCAAGAACTTCATGCCCAAGACGCTGGACGGCTACGCGGACGACGCGACCGGGTACGCCTACGACCCGAACAAGGCCAAGCAGCTGCTCGCCGCGGCCGGCGCCAGCAACCTGACGCTGAAGTTCTACTACCCGACCGAGGTCAGCCGGCCGTACATGCCGGACCCCAAGGCGATCTACACCTCGATCGCCGCCGACCTGACCGCCGTCGGGATCAAGGTCGAGCCGGTCGCTCGTCCGTGGAACGGTGGATACAAGGACGACGTCCAGCAGGCCGGTAAGCACGACCTGCACCTGCTGGGCTGGACCGGTGACTTCAACGACGCCTACAACTTCGTCGGCACGTTCTTCGGCCGGGAGAAGGCCGAGTTCGGCTTCACCGACAAGGCGGCGTTCGCTCAGATCGCGGCCGCCGACGCCGAGCCGGACGCCGACAAGCGCAAGGCGCTCTACGAGCAGGTGAACCGCGATCTGGTCGGCAAGTACCTGCCTGCCGTGCCGATCTCGCACTCGCCGCCGGCCATCGCGACCGCCGGGAACATCGACGGTCTGGTCGCCAGCCCGCTGACCGACGAGAGGTTCGCTCCGGTCTCGAAGAGCTGA
- a CDS encoding Rrf2 family transcriptional regulator, which yields MQISARAEYAVRALLALAANDPTTSTAQALADEQGLPRKFLEAILSDLRRGGLVRSQRGAEGGYRLARPADSIAIGEVLRVVDGPLAGVRGERPEAAVYAGAAQNLRTVWVAVRAAVRNVLDEVTLADVLSGNFPAHVSEMVAAPGAWTPR from the coding sequence GTGCAGATATCGGCTCGGGCGGAATACGCGGTGCGAGCGCTCCTGGCGCTCGCAGCGAACGACCCCACGACCTCCACTGCCCAGGCGCTCGCGGACGAACAGGGGCTGCCGCGGAAGTTCCTCGAGGCGATCCTCTCCGACCTACGCCGCGGTGGGCTGGTGCGGAGCCAGCGCGGCGCCGAGGGCGGGTACCGGTTGGCGCGGCCGGCCGACTCCATCGCCATCGGGGAAGTACTGCGTGTCGTCGACGGACCGTTGGCCGGCGTCCGAGGTGAGCGTCCGGAGGCGGCGGTCTACGCCGGTGCTGCCCAGAACCTGCGGACCGTGTGGGTGGCGGTGCGGGCTGCGGTCCGCAACGTCCTCGACGAGGTGACGTTGGCGGACGTGCTGTCCGGCAACTTCCCCGCGCACGTCAGCGAGATGGTCGCGGCGCCAGGAGCCTGGACACCGCGCTGA
- a CDS encoding DNA polymerase III subunit gamma and tau encodes MANRALYRKYRPRTFAEVIGQEHVTAPLIQALKNGKLNHAYLFSGPRGCGKTSSARILARSLNCVNGPTPDPCGVCGSCVALAPDGPGSLDVVEIDAASHGGVDDARDLRERAFFAPVNSRFKVYVIDEAHMVSSQGFNALLKLVEEPPDFVKFVFATTEPDKVLQTIRSRTHHYPFRLIPPSTMVGLLDRICTDEDVTIEKSVLPLVVRAGGGSARDSLSILDQLLAGAGEGGVTYQHAVALLGVTDAGLLDEACSALAADDGAALYGVVDRVVDAGHDPRRFASDLLERLRDLVILATVPDAAGKGLVDAPADQLERMTLVANQLGVATASRMADVVHNGLVEMRGTTSPRLLLELVCARMLLPAADDSQAALLQRLERLERRLAIAGEGGMPAPVPTPVPPQGRTSGESAPQARAPEQAAPVAEPPRPTPPPVTPPRPAAAEKPPPRPAAAEKPPPRPAAAEGTAPAESTAPRPAAAESTPSRPAVAESTPPPPVVPVQTPAPVSRPAPVPAAAPASPAPVAAGGMDAAAVRQVWPQIVDQTKQRSRMVWALVQNATPREVRGDELVLSVKHQGEVRRLSDDKCVSVIQEVLQTVLGVRWKIRAEADGGPGGGRGGSGRRGPAPPSAPAPIPPMPTAASVSAAASGGGGDWPTIAPLGGQASPPVPAPSTAPTSPAQNSAAAAAPVSTAPVSPAPAGPAASGYGAASAGSSQSNGHRSSGAPAMVEDDDVPLPPEPTDPMYDGFDPGDEPLDDEDEASTAKATDSEADAIALLEQHLGARQID; translated from the coding sequence GTGGCCAACCGCGCTCTTTACCGGAAGTACCGGCCTCGTACGTTCGCCGAGGTCATCGGTCAGGAACACGTCACCGCACCGCTCATCCAGGCGCTGAAGAACGGCAAGCTCAACCACGCCTACCTGTTCTCCGGCCCGCGCGGTTGCGGCAAGACCTCCAGTGCTCGGATCCTCGCCCGGTCGCTGAACTGCGTGAACGGTCCGACGCCCGACCCCTGCGGGGTCTGCGGCTCCTGTGTGGCGCTGGCGCCGGACGGCCCGGGCTCGCTCGACGTCGTCGAGATCGACGCGGCCAGCCACGGCGGTGTGGACGACGCCCGCGACCTGCGGGAGCGAGCCTTCTTCGCGCCGGTCAACAGCCGCTTCAAGGTGTACGTCATCGACGAGGCGCACATGGTCTCGTCGCAGGGCTTCAACGCGCTGCTGAAGCTGGTCGAGGAGCCGCCGGACTTCGTCAAGTTCGTGTTCGCGACCACCGAGCCGGACAAGGTGCTGCAGACGATTCGGTCGCGCACCCACCACTACCCGTTCCGGTTGATCCCGCCGAGCACGATGGTCGGCCTGCTCGACCGGATCTGCACCGACGAGGACGTGACGATCGAGAAGAGCGTCCTGCCGCTCGTCGTCCGGGCCGGTGGCGGATCGGCGCGTGACTCCCTCTCGATCCTCGACCAGCTCCTGGCCGGTGCCGGCGAGGGCGGCGTCACGTACCAGCACGCGGTGGCGCTGCTCGGCGTCACCGACGCGGGCTTGCTCGACGAGGCTTGTTCGGCGCTCGCCGCCGACGACGGTGCCGCGCTCTACGGCGTCGTCGACCGGGTCGTGGACGCGGGGCACGACCCCCGCCGGTTCGCGTCCGACCTGCTCGAGCGGCTCCGTGACCTGGTCATCCTGGCCACCGTGCCGGATGCGGCCGGTAAAGGGCTGGTCGACGCGCCCGCCGACCAGCTGGAGCGGATGACGCTCGTCGCCAACCAGCTCGGCGTCGCAACCGCGTCCCGGATGGCCGACGTGGTGCACAACGGCCTGGTGGAGATGCGCGGGACGACGTCGCCCCGGCTGCTGCTCGAACTGGTCTGCGCGCGGATGCTGCTGCCCGCGGCCGACGACAGCCAGGCCGCGCTGCTGCAGCGGCTGGAGCGCCTGGAACGACGTCTCGCGATCGCGGGCGAGGGTGGGATGCCTGCTCCCGTGCCGACCCCGGTTCCGCCGCAGGGTCGGACGTCCGGCGAGTCGGCACCGCAGGCCCGCGCGCCGGAGCAGGCGGCTCCGGTCGCCGAGCCACCCCGCCCGACGCCACCGCCGGTGACGCCGCCCCGCCCGGCGGCCGCGGAAAAGCCCCCGCCCCGCCCGGCGGCCGCGGAAAAGCCCCCGCCCCGCCCGGCGGCCGCGGAAGGCACCGCACCCGCGGAGAGCACCGCGCCGCGGCCGGCGGCCGCAGAGAGCACGCCGTCGCGTCCGGCCGTTGCGGAGAGCACACCGCCGCCCCCGGTGGTCCCCGTGCAGACGCCGGCCCCGGTGTCCCGACCGGCGCCCGTACCGGCAGCCGCCCCGGCGAGCCCCGCCCCGGTGGCGGCCGGTGGCATGGACGCCGCTGCGGTGCGCCAGGTGTGGCCGCAGATCGTCGACCAGACCAAGCAGCGCAGCCGGATGGTGTGGGCGCTGGTGCAGAACGCCACCCCCCGTGAGGTGCGCGGCGACGAGCTCGTGCTCTCCGTCAAGCACCAGGGTGAGGTGCGTCGACTCTCCGACGACAAGTGCGTCTCGGTGATCCAAGAAGTGCTGCAGACCGTGCTCGGCGTCCGGTGGAAGATCCGCGCCGAGGCGGATGGCGGCCCGGGCGGTGGACGCGGCGGGAGCGGGCGGCGCGGGCCGGCACCGCCGTCGGCACCGGCTCCGATCCCGCCCATGCCGACCGCCGCGTCGGTGTCCGCCGCGGCGTCCGGGGGCGGTGGTGACTGGCCGACGATCGCTCCGCTGGGCGGCCAGGCTTCCCCGCCGGTTCCCGCGCCTTCCACCGCGCCGACGAGTCCGGCGCAGAACAGCGCCGCGGCGGCGGCTCCGGTCAGCACCGCCCCGGTGAGCCCGGCCCCGGCCGGACCTGCCGCTTCCGGCTACGGCGCAGCGTCTGCCGGGTCGTCGCAGTCGAACGGCCACCGGTCGAGCGGTGCTCCGGCCATGGTCGAGGACGACGACGTCCCGCTGCCGCCCGAGCCGACCGATCCGATGTACGACGGGTTCGACCCGGGCGACGAACCGCTGGACGACGAGGACGAGGCGTCGACCGCGAAGGCCACCGACTCCGAGGCGGACGCAATCGCCCTGCTCGAACAACACCTCGGCGCGCGCCAGATCGACTGA
- a CDS encoding ABC transporter ATP-binding protein produces the protein MTVAAGTATAVSLQGVSKRYPGGTVALDGVDLTVRPGEFVCLVGASGCGKSTLLNLVAGLDAATAGSIDVAGGRAAFMFQEPALFPWLKVGQNVEVPLKLRGVAKAERRERARELLHTVRLTDVVDKRPHELSGGMRQRVALARTLAQDASVLLMDEPFAALDAMTRDALHDELERVWSERNLTVLFVTHNVREAVRLGDRIVLLASRPGRVIEEFHVDQPRPRRLESPDVAALAGRVTERLKEEVRRHVS, from the coding sequence ATGACAGTCGCAGCCGGTACCGCCACTGCCGTCAGCCTCCAGGGCGTCTCCAAGCGCTACCCGGGTGGCACGGTCGCGCTCGACGGTGTCGACCTGACCGTGCGGCCGGGCGAGTTCGTCTGCCTCGTCGGGGCGTCGGGCTGCGGCAAGAGCACGCTGCTCAACCTGGTCGCCGGGCTCGACGCGGCGACCGCGGGGTCGATCGACGTGGCGGGCGGCCGAGCTGCGTTCATGTTCCAGGAGCCCGCGCTCTTCCCCTGGCTCAAGGTCGGCCAGAACGTCGAGGTGCCGCTGAAGCTGCGCGGCGTGGCGAAGGCCGAACGGCGGGAGCGTGCGCGCGAACTCCTGCACACGGTCCGGCTCACGGACGTCGTCGACAAGCGTCCGCACGAACTGTCCGGCGGTATGCGCCAGCGTGTCGCGCTGGCGCGGACGCTCGCGCAGGACGCCTCCGTCCTGCTGATGGACGAACCGTTCGCCGCCCTGGACGCGATGACACGCGACGCGTTGCACGACGAGCTGGAGCGCGTGTGGTCCGAACGGAACCTCACCGTCCTGTTCGTGACGCACAACGTCCGCGAAGCCGTCCGGCTCGGCGACCGGATCGTCCTGCTCGCCAGCCGGCCCGGCCGGGTGATCGAGGAGTTCCACGTCGACCAGCCTCGGCCGCGGCGGTTGGAATCCCCCGACGTCGCCGCGCTCGCCGGCCGGGTGACCGAGCGGCTGAAGGAAGAGGTGCGGCGCCATGTCAGCTGA